In a single window of the Metopolophium dirhodum isolate CAU chromosome 2, ASM1992520v1, whole genome shotgun sequence genome:
- the LOC132939905 gene encoding protein CREG1, whose translation MTSKMVLVQLIFLVIFTPQFYNNVECISFFHFTQDPPPVKDIALMSRYIVHHSDWATLSYMGNQSFMDGMPMGRVYSVSDGTINNSYGIPYIMASPMDLSFQDVVKTKNCSLVLSLAQSDYCNKKSYDPEDPRCAQLTLTGKFVKLDETDPEWNVAKKALWTRHPVMRKWNILVPGHKWQFAKVNIEHITLIDTFGGRKYPTIAEYFKATPTFKFWAKLRHSIITVKENVIIDEEF comes from the exons atgacgTCGAAAATGGTTCTTGTTCAGTTAATTTTTCTAGTAATATTCACTCcgcaattttacaataatgtggaATGCATATCGTTCTTCCATTTTACACAGGATCCACCACCAGTCAAAGACATTGCATTAATGTCCAGATATATCGTTCATCATTCAG ATTGGGCAACACTATCTTACATGGGAAACCAGTCATTTATGGATGGTATGCCAATGGGTAGGGTGTATTCTGTTAGTGATGGAACAATCAATAATAGTTACGGTATTCCCTACATTATGGCTTCACCAATGGACTTATCATTTCAAGATGttgtg aaaacaaaaaactgTTCTCTTGTATTGAGTTTGGCACAGTCTgattattgcaataaaaaatcTTATGACCCTGAAGATCCACGATGTGCGCAGCTTACATTGACTGGAAAGTTTGTAAAG TTGGATGAAACTGATCCTGAATGGAATGTAGCAAAAAAAGCTTTATGGACCAGACATCCTGTCATGCGTAAATGGAACATTCTTGTGCCAg gtCACAAATGGCAATTTGCAAAagtaaatattgaacatattaCACTTATTGACACATTTGGGGGTCGTAAATATCCAACTATTGCAGAATATTTCAAAGCAACTCCAACTTTCAAATTTTGGGCCAAATTAAGACACTCGATTATTACAGTTAAAGAAAATGTCATTATTGatgaagaattttaa
- the LOC132939906 gene encoding large ribosomal subunit protein bL35m-like isoform X1 has product MFRRACGSILSGVRLMRPHLENVSSKTTGSNLFGSLNKNFNNFETNRFYSSILSSNFKSTEGIVNKNTPIPRSSIMFDFNLQQKRNLTKFSLQKGKRKTVKTVVDRFYRLGWGIWIRTKCGRQKKLWKKPAARKRRLRQHVFCNAKQSTLLDKMTTKYWKKRRFYPDDPYEPYHDREEYPFTRKTPIS; this is encoded by the exons ATGTTTAGACGAGCCTGTGGTTCTATTTTATCCG gtGTTCGCCTTATGCGTCCACATCTAGAGAATGTTTCAAGTAAAACTACAGGGTCTAATCTATTTGGTTCTTTAAATAAGAACtttaacaattttgaaacaaataGGTTCTATTCGTCCATTTTATCCTCCAATTTTAAATCAACAGAAGGAATTGTGAACAAGAATACACCTATTCCTCGATCCAGTATAAT GTTTGATTTCAATCTTCAACAAAAGAGGAATCTAACAAAGTTTTCATTACAAAAAGGGAAAAGGAAAACTGTTAAAACAGTTGTTGATCGATTTTATCGCCTGGGATG GGGTATATGGATTCGAACTAAATGTGGACGACAAAAAAAGTTGTGGAAAAAACCAGCTGCTAGAAAACGAAGATTGAGACAACACGTGTTTTGTAATGCCAAACAGTCTACGCTTTTAGAtaaaatgacaacaaaatattgGAAGAAAAGAAGGTTTTATCCAGATGATCCTTATGAACCTTATCATGATAGAGAAGAGTATCCATTTACTAGAAAAACTCCAATATCTTAG
- the LOC132939906 gene encoding large ribosomal subunit protein bL35m-like isoform X2 — protein MRPHLENVSSKTTGSNLFGSLNKNFNNFETNRFYSSILSSNFKSTEGIVNKNTPIPRSSIMFDFNLQQKRNLTKFSLQKGKRKTVKTVVDRFYRLGWGIWIRTKCGRQKKLWKKPAARKRRLRQHVFCNAKQSTLLDKMTTKYWKKRRFYPDDPYEPYHDREEYPFTRKTPIS, from the exons ATGCGTCCACATCTAGAGAATGTTTCAAGTAAAACTACAGGGTCTAATCTATTTGGTTCTTTAAATAAGAACtttaacaattttgaaacaaataGGTTCTATTCGTCCATTTTATCCTCCAATTTTAAATCAACAGAAGGAATTGTGAACAAGAATACACCTATTCCTCGATCCAGTATAAT GTTTGATTTCAATCTTCAACAAAAGAGGAATCTAACAAAGTTTTCATTACAAAAAGGGAAAAGGAAAACTGTTAAAACAGTTGTTGATCGATTTTATCGCCTGGGATG GGGTATATGGATTCGAACTAAATGTGGACGACAAAAAAAGTTGTGGAAAAAACCAGCTGCTAGAAAACGAAGATTGAGACAACACGTGTTTTGTAATGCCAAACAGTCTACGCTTTTAGAtaaaatgacaacaaaatattgGAAGAAAAGAAGGTTTTATCCAGATGATCCTTATGAACCTTATCATGATAGAGAAGAGTATCCATTTACTAGAAAAACTCCAATATCTTAG